A window of Heterodontus francisci isolate sHetFra1 chromosome 18, sHetFra1.hap1, whole genome shotgun sequence genomic DNA:
CAGCAATCCTATATCATCAGTGCCAATAACATTTTTTCAAGACCCAATGCGACTCTGCATATAAGCCCCATATTTCTAAAATATAGCACAATGTGCATATAATATTCAATGCGTGATAGAGTATGCTTTGTTAATGAGAACCATACAAACGTAAACCCAAAAAAACATTATTTTATATTATTTGCTTTTTTAATAGAACTGATGAGCTATTTCAATAACTGAAAAAATGAGCACATCCAGGCTCTTACCTCAGCTTGTATCCAGGTCATTTTAACTTGGAAGAAGCTGTAACAAGTAGATAATTCATTATTATAAATCCACCCAATTAAACAAGATGGTTGATTGACATGGGGAGTTATCTCAGCAGGAGAAGGTTCCTTTTGCATCTCGTTCTCTGAAGAAGAAGCGGTTTCCTTTTCTACCTCATCCTCTGCGGAAGAATCAAGTTCCTGTTCAATCTCGTCTTCTGAAGAAGGATAAGGTTCCATTTCTGTCATATTCTCTGGAGAATGAGAAGGTTCTACTTCTGACTCATGCTCTGAAGTGGGATAAGTTTCCAGCTCAGGAAAAGGTAGTATTTTGTTCTTATTCAGAAAGGGATAAGGATGAAGATAAGGATGAGGATGAGGACGGGTCTCAGGTATAATTACATTGCCTTTTGTAGGAAAGCTATGAGGAGGGGCTACAAGATAAGTACGAGCAAAATCTTGGTTAAAAGGTGGTTTGTTTTGAGAATGAAAAGAATGTGGATAGTGAAAAGATGGCTCTGGGTTATTGTTCTTAGACAAAGGAATAGGATAGGGATAAGCTGCTATGGCATTGCCCTCAGGCAAAAAACTAGAATGGGGATAAGGTGCCATCACATTGTTGCCCTCAGGCAAAGGACTAGAATGGGATGAAGTTACCTCTGGGTTGTTCTCAGGCAaaggaataggatgggaataacgTAGCTCTGGGTTATTGTTCTCAGAAAAAGGAATAGGACGAGGATAAAATTTCATTTGAATATTGTTCTCAGATAAATGGTGACGAAGAGACTGCGCTTTTTTCTCATTCAATCGACTTGCTGTATTCCGAATACTGACAGTTGCTGTTAAATTAATAAGATAAACAAGTTGAAAAAAATCATGAAGAGCCCTAAAAGTCTTTTATTTACTTCCATTTAAAGACATTGGTTCTTTACAATTTGGCTAAATTCTAGCTAATTATAAGGTTACTTTAAACTGCTCAATTTGTCTTTCAGAAGAAGTGTTAAACTAAGGCTCTATCTGCCTGTTGgatggacagaaaagatcccatagcactattttgaaaaacagTAGGGGttttatccccagtatcctggccaatatttatttctcaatcaacatcactaaaaaccaattatctgttcattatcacattgctgtttttcggagcttgctgcgcacaaatgGGCTGCCACATctgctacattgcaacagtgagtacagttcaaaagtacttcattgactctaaagtgctttgggacatcctgcggttataaaaggctatataaatgcagttcttgcttttaaaaaaatatttgagACATGTACTGCCTCAGAGATTATTTAAGTTATGTAATTTAAAGGATAAAGCAATTTTTTAAGTTATTACAGAAATGTTATAAATCATAGGTACAACACAGATCAAGCTAGTGACAGAGCATTTAATACAGATGGCTGTAATATGCACCTTATTGGTTAATATAAGTTATGGTAAAGCAGAAATATACCTCAGAATTTTTAAACATATAACAGCAAATCTATAAGCTGCAAAAAATGTAGAGAAATTATTAATAAGAGCAACAAGTAacaatatgaacatatgaattaggagcaggagtaggccactcgacccctcaagccttctctgccattcaatatgatcatggctgatctgattgtaaccttgactccacattcctgcctatccccaataacctttcaccccaccttgcttatcaagaatttatttacctttgccttaaaaatatttttacATTTTGCTTCCAtagccttttcaggaagagagttccaaagactcatgaccctctgagagaaagaatttctcctcatctctgtcttaaatggttacCCGTTGTcttagactctcccacaaggggaaacatccttttcacatctaccctgtcaaaacccctcaggatcttatatgtttcaatcaagttgcctcttacccacctaaactccagcggatacaagcctagcctgtccaacctttcctcataagacaaccctcccattccaggtattagtctagtaaaccttcctgaactacttccaacgcatttacatccttccttatataagaAGATCAATGTTGTACACAGTActatagatgtggtctcaccaatgccccgtataactgaagcataacctccctacttttgtatttatttgcctttgcaataaacaataacattctattaactttcctaattacttgttgaacctgcatactaactttttgcgattcatgcactcggacacccagatccctctgcatctcagagctctgcaatctctcaccatttagatattatgcttctttttgattctttctgccaaagtggacaatttcccacttttccacattatactccatttaccagaccttttcccactcgcttaacctatctatatccctttgtagcctccttatgtcctcttcgcaacttattttcctacctatctttgtgtcatcagcaaacttagcaatcataccttcagtcccttcatccaagtcatttatataaattgtaaaaggttgagaccccaacacagatccttgcggcacaccacgtgttacatcttgtcaaccagaaaataacccatttatgcctactctctgtttcctgttagctagtcaatcttctatccatgccaatatgctactccctacaccatgagtttttattttccgcaataacctttgatgtggcatcttatcaaatgccttctggaaagctaagtacagtatatccattggttcccctttgtccatagcacatgttactttttcaaagaactccaataaattggttaaacatgatttccctttcataaaactatgttgactctgcctgattaccttgaatttttctaagtttcctgctacaatgtctttaataataggttccaatattttccctaaggcagatgttaagctaactggcctgtagtttcctgctttctgtcaccctccttttttgaataaaggatttacattcgctattttccaatcaaatggaaccttccccgaatctagggaattgtggaaagttaaaaccaacgcatcaactatctcactagccacttcttttaaaaccctaggatgaagttcatcaggacctggggacttgtccgcccgcagctccaacaatttgctcagtaccacttacctggtgattgtaattttcttgagttccttcctccctttcatttcctgacttacagttatttctgggatgttatttgtatcctcgatagtgaagaccgatgcaaaatatctgttcaattcatctgccattctccttattttcctttattaattccccagactcactttctataggaccaaccctCACTGTGTTAACTCTTttgtttttaaaatatctatagaaactcttattatctgtttttatatttcagaTAGGTTCCtcacgtactctaatttttccctccttatcaatcttttagttattctttgctgttctttatattctgtccaatcttctgacctgccagccatctttgcacaattatatgctttttctttaaatttgatactatctgtgacttttctagttaactatggatggtgggtcctctccttggaatttttcttactCATTCGAATGTATCTATTccatatattctgaaatatccccttaaatatctgccactgcatctctattgacctatcccttaacctaatttgccagttcactttggctagctctgctttcatgccctcataattgcccttatttaagtttaaaatactagccttggacccatgcttctctccctcaaactgaatgtaaaattcaatcatattatgaccgctgctacctagaggcgccttcactatgaggtcatcaattaatcctgtctcattgcacaacaccaggtctagtatagtctgctctctgg
This region includes:
- the LOC137379606 gene encoding uncharacterized protein; this translates as MTLRTVSLLTALLYIDAAATVSIRNTASRLNEKKAQSLRHHLSENNIQMKFYPRPIPFSENNNPELRYSHPIPLPENNPEVTSSHSSPLPEGNNVMAPYPHSSFLPEGNAIAAYPYPIPLSKNNNPEPSFHYPHSFHSQNKPPFNQDFARTYLVAPPHSFPTKGNVIIPETRPHPHPYLHPYPFLNKNKILPFPELETYPTSEHESEVEPSHSPENMTEMEPYPSSEDEIEQELDSSAEDEVEKETASSSENEMQKEPSPAEITPHVNQPSCLIGWIYNNELSTCYSFFQVKMTWIQAETSCQMYAPGAHLASIHWEEHNKFIQTLIKQKNPAQPSTWIGLSDCHKEGIYLWTDGSAMDFTKWNHDQPDDEAETENCVNINSEGVGGKWDDRVCSEELPFICNYKPF